A region from the Montipora foliosa isolate CH-2021 unplaced genomic scaffold, ASM3666993v2 scaffold_414, whole genome shotgun sequence genome encodes:
- the LOC137988350 gene encoding substance-K receptor-like gives MAAESGNSTFFGEQNVTLFELSVSRSECITWQLVLYTVLATIVTLNGLSIIVFLRDRSLRKRHMYLVINLTVADLFVALFSAPILVHNLSFLCLEGDIFLWKFWFAVENLTTSILDSLAMFFLHSSVVNLAVISLERLHATFRPFKHRLMKKRTFGAAVFAVWFTAGIWVAVDFLLFWYGVYLPYDIHRPLVLSCCHLIILVSCASIAIKMNCGTLPRRHGGIIKERKLTKTLFIVTSVSSMLSLPHIVLWFVAGSVDSVLYYEISHRTIIRLTLLTLYLLYGNSLVNPIFYAFRMSEFKRALFSVLMCRPLPARHVQEFPLNGM, from the coding sequence ATGGCTGCTGAGTCGGGTAATTCGACATTCTTTGGTGAGCAAAACGTCACGTTATTTGAGCTGagtgtatctcgatcagagtgCATCACCTGGCAGCTGGTACTATACACAGTGTTGGCTACTATAGTGACATTGAATGGCCTTTCAATCATTGTTTTCTTAAGAGATCGCAGTCTTCGCAAGCGTCACATGTACCTGGTAATCAACTTGACAGTTGCTGATCTCTTTGTTGCATTATTCTCGGCGCCCATTCTGGTCCATAATCTGAGTTTCCTTTGTCTGGAGGGGGACATCTTCTTATGGAAGTTTTGGTTTGCTGTCGAGAACTTGACCACTAGTATATTAGATAGTTTGGCAATGTTCTTTTTGCACTCCTCCGTCGTAAATCTTGCTGTTATTTCGTTGGAGCGTTTACACGCAACGTTTCGTCCATTTAAGCATCGCCTCATGAAAAAGAGGACCTTTGGAGCAGCTGTTTTCGCCGTTTGGTTTACAGCGGGGATATGGGTGGCTGTGGATTTCCTATTATTCTGGTACGGTGTCTACTTGCCTTATGACATTCACAGACCTTTAGTTTTATCTTGCTGTCATCTCATTATCCTTGTTTCCTGCGCGTCCATCGCTATTAAAATGAACTGCGGAACACTTCCTCGGCGCCATGGTGGAAtcattaaagaaagaaaactgacaaagacattgttcattgtgACGAGTGTGTCTTCGATGCTGTCCTTACCACATATCGTTTTGTGGTTTGTTGCCGGCAGTGTGGACTCGGTACTCTACTACGAAATTTCCCATCGAACAATTATACGTTTAACTTTGCTTACTCTTTATTTACTTTACGGAAACTCACTCGTCAATCCCATATTTTATGCCTTTAGAATGtcagagttcaaaagagctctgttttcaGTTTTGATGTGTAGACCATTGCCCGCCCGCCATGTTCAGGAATTTCCTCTTAATGGCATGTAG